The Streptomyces sp. NBC_00576 genome contains the following window.
GGGCGAGCGGCCCGAACCGTCGTCTCCCTCCCGGGACTCCGCGTCACCCTGATCGCGCTCGCGACCGGTTCCGAACTCGCCGAACACGAGGCGCCGGGCGCCGCCACCCTCACCTGCCTGACCGGCCGGGTGACACTCCGCGCCGCCGACCGCACATGGCCACTCGGCCAGGGCGACATCGTCGCCATCCCCGACCGACGGCACAGCCTGGCCGCCGAGACGGACGCGGCGGTACTCCTCACCGTCCGGCTGGCACGAACACCGGCGGAGAAGATCTCGTGAGCCTCGCGCCATCGTCTCCGCGTGCTTTGAAGCGGGGTAAAACACAGGCCGCGCGCATCCCGTTCCCGCATCTGTCCCTCCAGCAACGCCTTCGCGAGAGGCTGAGGTGGTGCGGTTCCTGGGCCAGGGACTCGCTGACGAAGCCGTGGCCAAGCGCCCGGGCGGGCCCCGTACCGCCCAGCGCATGGCGACGCGAGTCGGGCGCGGTGACGTGTCGGTGGCCTTCTCCTTGCCGTTCCAGAACCGATTGACCGCGCCGGGCAGCGAGCGGTCCGAGCTGTCACAGGACTGGGCCGCAGCCGATCTGCCGGCCGGCTCGGCCGCCACAGGTTCAAGGCGCCGGCCCCGACCGGGATCCGTCAGCCGATTCGCGAAGCTGCGACGGTTTCCGGTGGCGTCGGTGTGCCGTCCTCCCGTGCCAGCCGGTGCGGCCACCACACCTTCGGGCCCACGTCCAGGAACAGCGACGGGACCAGCACCGACCGGACCACGAAGGTGTCCAGGAGCACGCCCAGGGCCACCGCGAAGCCGATCTCGGCGAACGCCACCATCGGGAGCGTGCCCAGGGCCGCGAACGTGCCGGCCAGGACCATGCCCGCCGAGGTGATGACCGCGCCCGTCGTCGCCAGGCCCGTCACCACCCCCTTGCGGGTGCCCTGGCGGGCCGCCTCCTCGCGGATGCGGGTGGTCAGGAAGATGTTGTAGTCGATGCCCAGCGCCACCAGGAACACGAAGACGAAGAGCGGGAAGTCCGTCGCCTCGCCCGCGTAGTCGAACAGGTGGCGGAAGGCGAGGGCGCTGATGCCCAGTGCCGCCGCGAAGGACAGCACCACCGTGCCGATCAGCAGCAGCGGGGCGATCAGGGCCCGGAGAAGGCCGCAGAGGATCAGGAGGACGACCGCCAGGACCAGCGGGATGATCAGTATGTTGTCGTGGGTCGTCGCCTTGTCCATGTCCAGCAGGGCCGCCGTACCGCCGCCCACCTGAGCGTCCGCGTCGGGCACCGCGTGCACGGCGTCCCGGACCCGTTCCACGGTCTGTTTCGCGGCCTCGCTGTCCGCGGGGGCGGTCATCGTGGCCTCGAAAAGGACCTTGCCCTCGTGAGCGGGCTTCGTGCCCGGTGGCAGGCCGAGGGACGTGGGTACCACCCCGCGCGTGTCGGCGACCGCCTGGCCGACCTGGCGGGCCTGCGCCTGGTCGCTGATGATGACGAGCGGATCACCGCTGCCCGCCGGGAAGTAGCGCGCGGACACCTCCTGGCCGACGATCGAGTCCGGTTTGTCGGTGAAGGCGTCGGCGTTGCTCAGGCCCTCGGCGCGCAGCTGCATCAGGCCGAACGAGCACGCGATCAGCGCTGCCGCCGTGATGCCCCAGACCGTGCGCGGGCGGATGGCGATGCCCCGGCCCATCCGGGCCCACAGGCCGCGCTCGGTCGGGTCGGGCGAGCCGTTGTGCGGGATCACCGGCCAGAAGATCCAGCGGCCGCAGATCACCAGCAGGGCGGGGAAGAGCGTCATCATGGCCAGCAGGGCCACCGCCACCCCGATCGCCGCCACCGGGCCCAGGCCGCTCGTCGAGTTCATCTCGGCGGCCAGCAGCACCAGCATGCTGAGTACGACCGTCGCGCCGGACGCGATGACGGCGGGGCCGGCGCGGTGCAGGGCCAGCGCCATCGCCTCGTGGCGGTCCTCGTGCCGACGCAGCTCCTCCCGGTAGCGGGCGACCAGGAGCAGGGCGTAGTCCGTCCCCGCTCCGAACACCAGCACGGTGAGAATGCCGGCGCTCTGGCCGTTCACCGTCAGGCCCGCGTGTTCGGCGAGGAAGTAGATCAGTGCCTGGGCGGTGAACAGGGCCGCGACCACGCCCAGCAGGGGCACAACGATCAGGGTGGGGCTGCGATAGGTGACCAGCAGCATCACGATGACCACGCCCATCGCCGAGAGCAGGAGCGTCGAGTCGATGCCGTCGAATGCCTCCGAGAAGTCCGCGGACGTACCGCCGGGCCCTGTGATGTGCACGGCCAGCCCGGCCGCACCGGGGCCGGCGGCGGCCCGGATGGAGTCGACGGCGGGCGCGATCCGCTCCCAGCCCTTCTCGTCCATCGTGATGGGTACGAAGATCTGTGCGGCTCGGGCGTCGGAGGCACGGTCGTACACCGGGCCCCGGGTCTCCGCGCCCCGGATGCCATGGTCCCGCAGCCTCTCGATCTGTGCCGTGGCCTTGGTGATCCCGATCCGGTCCGCCGCCGTGAGGCCGCTCTCGCGCGCGTAGACGACGATCGCGGGGATCTGCTCCGGCCTGAAGTCCTCGGAGAGATGCAGGACCTGGGTGGACTCCGCGGACCCCGGCAGCCAGGAGGCGGCGTCGTTGTCCTGGGCGTCGGTGAGCTTCTGGGCGAAGGGCGCGGTCAGGAACAGCAACACCAGCCACAGGGCCAACACCAGCCACTTGGCCCGCCGCCCGCAGACCAGGTACGCGATCCTACGGTTCCCGTTCATGCCGACCTCGCCTGGTCCCACCCAGGGGCGCGAGGCTGTGACATTTGCGGCTCCGCCACGTGGGCGCGATCAGCCGCGGACGCCCCGCGGACTGCACACCACCCATGCCACGACGGGCCCGCCCGCACAACCCCTGGCGGGCATGGCAGGCTTGGGGCATGGCCGTGCAGATCAACCCCAGTATCCTGTCCGCGGACTTCGCCCGACTCGCCGAGGAGGCGAAGGCCGTCGAAGGTGCCGACTGGCTTCATGTCGACGTGATGGACAACCATTTCGTACCGAACCTCACCCTCGGTGTGCCGGTCGTAGAGTCCCTGGCACGGGCGACGGACATCCCGCTGGACTGCCACCTGATGATCGAGGACCCCGATCGATGGGCGCCGCAGTACGTGGAAGCGGGTGCCGGTTCCGTCACCTTCCATGTGGAGGCCGCCGCCGCTCCGGTGCGGCTCGCCCGCGAGATCCGGGCGAAGGGTGCCCGGGCCTCCATGGCCCTCAAGCCCGCGACCCCGATCGAGCCGTACGAGGACCTGCTGCCCGAACTCGACATGTTGCTGATCATGACGGTCGAGCCGGGTTTCGGCGGCCAGGCTTTTCTCGACATCATGCTCCCCAAGATTCGCCGCACCCGCGAGTTGATCAGTAAGCACGGCCTTGACCTGTGGCTCCAGGTCGACGGAGGTGTCGCCGCCTCCACCATCGAGCGTTGTGCCGAGGCCGGCGCGGACGTATTCGTCGCCGGATCGGCGGTCTACGGCGCCGCGGACCCCGCCGAGGCGGTACGTGCACTGCGCACCCAGGCACAGTCGGCGACCGCCGGTGCGACCTGGGCGTGCGACCACTGAGCCAAGGGAACGTGAACGACGTACTTCTGGGCAGATCAAGTACTCGGGATCTGACAGGATGAACGGCGAGTCCAGAATGTGAACAGCAGTGATGTGAAGAGCAGTGAGGAGATCGCCGTGTCGGGTATGTCGGCTGGCCGGTCAGCCATGCGGATGGGACCCGCTGAGCTGGTTCAGGCGGCGGCCATGGCCCGCCGCTTCTACCTGGAGGGCAAGTCCAAGATCCAGATCGCCGAGGAGTTCGGCGTCAGCCGCTTCAAGGTGGCCCGGGTGCTGGAGACCGCTCTCGAACGGGATCTCGTGCGGATCGAGATCCGTGTCCCGGCCGAACTGGACGCCGAGCGCTCGGACGCGCTGCGCGCCCGGTACGGCCTCAGGCACGCGGTCGTGGTCGAGTCCCCGGCCGACGCGGAGGAGTCGCCCGATCCCGAGAACCTCGGTGAAGTGGCCGCCGACCTGCTCGGCGAGCTGGTGAACGAAGGCGATGTGCTGGGCCTCGCCTGGGGCCGGTCCACCATCCACATGGCGGCGGCGCTCGACCGGCTGCCGCCCTGCACGGTGGTCCAGCTGACGGGTGTGTACGACGCCGGAACCGCCGAGCGCGGCTCCGTCGAGGCGGTCCGCCGCGCCGCCCAGGTGTCCGGCGGCGACGCCCACCCCATCTACGCCCCGATGCTGCTGCCCGACGCGGCCACCGCCGCCGCGCTGCGCAACCAGACCGGGATCGCGCGGGCCTTCGAGTACTTCGACAAGGTCACGGTCGCCTGCGTCTCCATCGGCTCCTGGGAGGCCGGCATCTCGACGGTGCACGACATGCTCAGCGACGAGGAACGCGGCCACTACGCGTCCCTCGGGGTCGCCGCCGAGATGTCCGCGCACCTCTTCGACGCCGATGGGCGCCGGGTCGGCCGGGACCTCGGAGAGCGGTGCATCACCGTCAAGACGGACCAGCTCCGGCGGGTCCCCGAGGTCGTCGCGATCGCGGGCGGGCAGCGCAAGGCGCCCGCGATCGACGCGGTGCTGCGTTCCGGGCTGGTCACCAGCCTGGTGACGGACACCTCGGCCGCGGACTACCTGCTGACGGCGGGCCCGACCCCGAAGCCGGCACTCAACAGGGCGGACCCGGACGGGATCTGACGGGTGTGAACA
Protein-coding sequences here:
- a CDS encoding cupin domain-containing protein, with amino-acid sequence MGTHLMDTHHNGPARPPEAHLSAGEVTNLSAMGEELLADARSAHSGSSGRAARTVVSLPGLRVTLIALATGSELAEHEAPGAATLTCLTGRVTLRAADRTWPLGQGDIVAIPDRRHSLAAETDAAVLLTVRLARTPAEKIS
- a CDS encoding MMPL family transporter gives rise to the protein MNGNRRIAYLVCGRRAKWLVLALWLVLLFLTAPFAQKLTDAQDNDAASWLPGSAESTQVLHLSEDFRPEQIPAIVVYARESGLTAADRIGITKATAQIERLRDHGIRGAETRGPVYDRASDARAAQIFVPITMDEKGWERIAPAVDSIRAAAGPGAAGLAVHITGPGGTSADFSEAFDGIDSTLLLSAMGVVIVMLLVTYRSPTLIVVPLLGVVAALFTAQALIYFLAEHAGLTVNGQSAGILTVLVFGAGTDYALLLVARYREELRRHEDRHEAMALALHRAGPAVIASGATVVLSMLVLLAAEMNSTSGLGPVAAIGVAVALLAMMTLFPALLVICGRWIFWPVIPHNGSPDPTERGLWARMGRGIAIRPRTVWGITAAALIACSFGLMQLRAEGLSNADAFTDKPDSIVGQEVSARYFPAGSGDPLVIISDQAQARQVGQAVADTRGVVPTSLGLPPGTKPAHEGKVLFEATMTAPADSEAAKQTVERVRDAVHAVPDADAQVGGGTAALLDMDKATTHDNILIIPLVLAVVLLILCGLLRALIAPLLLIGTVVLSFAAALGISALAFRHLFDYAGEATDFPLFVFVFLVALGIDYNIFLTTRIREEAARQGTRKGVVTGLATTGAVITSAGMVLAGTFAALGTLPMVAFAEIGFAVALGVLLDTFVVRSVLVPSLFLDVGPKVWWPHRLAREDGTPTPPETVAASRIG
- the rpe gene encoding ribulose-phosphate 3-epimerase, with translation MAVQINPSILSADFARLAEEAKAVEGADWLHVDVMDNHFVPNLTLGVPVVESLARATDIPLDCHLMIEDPDRWAPQYVEAGAGSVTFHVEAAAAPVRLAREIRAKGARASMALKPATPIEPYEDLLPELDMLLIMTVEPGFGGQAFLDIMLPKIRRTRELISKHGLDLWLQVDGGVAASTIERCAEAGADVFVAGSAVYGAADPAEAVRALRTQAQSATAGATWACDH
- a CDS encoding sugar-binding transcriptional regulator, with the protein product MKSSEEIAVSGMSAGRSAMRMGPAELVQAAAMARRFYLEGKSKIQIAEEFGVSRFKVARVLETALERDLVRIEIRVPAELDAERSDALRARYGLRHAVVVESPADAEESPDPENLGEVAADLLGELVNEGDVLGLAWGRSTIHMAAALDRLPPCTVVQLTGVYDAGTAERGSVEAVRRAAQVSGGDAHPIYAPMLLPDAATAAALRNQTGIARAFEYFDKVTVACVSIGSWEAGISTVHDMLSDEERGHYASLGVAAEMSAHLFDADGRRVGRDLGERCITVKTDQLRRVPEVVAIAGGQRKAPAIDAVLRSGLVTSLVTDTSAADYLLTAGPTPKPALNRADPDGI